A stretch of Gemmatimonadota bacterium DNA encodes these proteins:
- a CDS encoding molybdopterin-dependent oxidoreductase produces the protein MKTRLLICAESEAQISRQFLNAATDAKIADQVVATSFDKLEESVLTGEGIDQILIFPALIALPDAMRENLLQRIASIQKENPQIRILLTNPLGGDPRLFDMIQDRMAAALKITQNTPILTIETPNTSRTLDFENFATLPDQIADISTLVPDRQGQGVWVRDVLDHTPNADAIFYADADRFSATVDLALVREQGLLIYGLAGQPLPASYGGPLRLIIPGHDDRCANVKGVARVEIVLR, from the coding sequence ATGAAAACACGACTCTTGATCTGTGCCGAAAGCGAAGCGCAAATATCTCGCCAGTTTCTCAACGCGGCAACCGACGCCAAAATCGCCGATCAGGTAGTAGCCACATCATTTGACAAACTGGAAGAAAGTGTGCTTACCGGTGAAGGAATAGACCAAATCCTCATCTTCCCCGCACTAATCGCCCTGCCCGATGCAATGCGCGAAAACCTGTTACAACGCATCGCATCTATCCAAAAAGAAAACCCACAAATACGCATCCTCCTCACCAACCCATTGGGTGGCGATCCCCGCTTATTCGACATGATCCAGGACCGTATGGCAGCCGCGCTAAAAATCACGCAAAACACACCCATATTGACAATAGAAACACCGAATACGTCTCGAACCCTCGACTTTGAAAACTTCGCCACACTACCAGATCAGATCGCCGATATAAGCACACTCGTACCCGACCGCCAGGGACAGGGCGTTTGGGTACGCGACGTATTGGACCACACACCCAATGCCGACGCAATCTTTTACGCAGACGCCGACCGTTTTTCCGCCACCGTCGATCTCGCCCTCGTCCGAGAGCAAGGATTATTAATCTACGGACTGGCAGGACAACCCCTGCCCGCCAGCTATGGCGGCCCCCTGCGACTGATCATACCCGGACACGACGACCGCTGTGCAAATGTAAAAGGCGTGGCGCGGGTCGAAATCGTTTTGCGATAG